GACAGCAGCAGAAATCCAGGCCGTCATCAAAGAATATCAGTGAACAGAAACTGTCATAAATCACTGTCTGCAACATCAACTGCTGCCCCTGTGGGCAATCGCTGGTAAGCAAAACCTTCAGGGCATGGGTCCGTCAGTCGAGCCAGATCTTGCTGGCGATCGCCCCCTGACCCCCCGGCGGGAACGCGATTGAGTCATGGGAGCAAACGCTCTGATTAAAGTAGTAAGTGCTCAGCACACAGCAATGCCATGAAAATCAGCAGCCATACGAACACTTCTCTATTCATTCTCACCGAAACGAGCCTGTAAACACTCGGTAAACAGCTGCACCTTAGCAGAGAGATGGCGGTTGACCGGGTAAATCACAGACATGGCGATGGCTGGGGCGGTGTAATCCGTCAACAGGGGGTGTAAGGTGCCGTGTTGCAGATCATCACCGACGATAAAGGTGGGGAGTAGGGCAATGCCTAGTCCCTGCAGGGCCGCTTGCCGCAAGACTTCACCGTTATTGCAGCACAACGCCCCATTTACAGTCACTGCGTGTCGGCCGTCAGGTCCCTCCAGGATCCACTGGTTGCCGGTGGCCAGATAGCCGTAGTGGAGGCAGGAATGCTGGGATAAGTCTTGGGCATGTTGGGGCCAGCCCTTCTTATTTAAATAGTTAGGGGTGGCGCAGAGGACCCGCTGCACTGGCATCAACTCATGCACAATCAGGCTGGGGCTGGTGGGGGGCTGGGCGATGCGTATCGTAATGTCGAAGCCCTCTTCAATGGGGTCGATGAACCGATCACTGAGGGCCAGTTCCACTTGGAGGTCTGGGTAGGAAGCTAGAAATTCAGCCAGGGCCGGGGCCAGATGGCGAGTGCCGAAGGACATGGGGGCATTGATGCGGAGACTGCCGCGCACCTCGGTCTGCATTTGGG
This portion of the Halomicronema hongdechloris C2206 genome encodes:
- a CDS encoding LysR family transcriptional regulator, whose amino-acid sequence is MDKFESIRAFTQVVIAGGFAAAAREMGLSRSAVNKLVINLEDHLGVQLLHRTTRQVTPTATGLSFYERCVAILEDLQEAELAATQMQTEVRGSLRINAPMSFGTRHLAPALAEFLASYPDLQVELALSDRFIDPIEEGFDITIRIAQPPTSPSLIVHELMPVQRVLCATPNYLNKKGWPQHAQDLSQHSCLHYGYLATGNQWILEGPDGRHAVTVNGALCCNNGEVLRQAALQGLGIALLPTFIVGDDLQHGTLHPLLTDYTAPAIAMSVIYPVNRHLSAKVQLFTECLQARFGENE